One Acetobacter oryzoeni genomic window, CTGATTATAAAGGGCTGGATCCGTTTATGGATATGGCCAGCCGAGATGAACTTTCTCAGGCATGCACCTATATTGGCGGGCGTGTGGGTATTGGGCTGGGGCTGGTGGTGATTGTGCTTTCTCATACCCCGTTGTCCCGCATTTTGTTCCATGTAGTGCGTTAAGGCGGTTTTGTCGCGGTCTGGGCGCTTTCATATCTTGCGCAAGGCGCTGTGGCAGCCCATGTTTGGGCAATGGCTTCCAAAACTTCTTCCTCTGCGGCACGTGGTAAAAAGCGCCCTTCATTAAGCGAGCGCGCCGCTAGCCTTCCCCCAGTTCTGTTCGAGCCGGAAAAGCAGGCTCCACGTCCACGCCTCAAGCGCATGGAAGTGGTATCGGAATACGAACCGGCGGGGGATCAGCCGCAGGCTATCAGTGAACTGGTAGCAGGGGTGGAAGCTGGCGAACGCGATCAGGTTCTGCTGGGGGTTACGGGTTCTGGTAAAACCTTTTCCATGGCCAAGATTATTGAGGCCACACAAAAGCCTACGCTTATTTTAGCACCCAACAAAACATTGGCAGCCCAGCTTTATGGGGAAATGAAGCAGTTTTTCCCCAATAACGCAGTTGAATACTTTGTTAGCTATTACGATTACTATCAGCCAGAAGCCTATGTGCCACGTTCTGATACGTATATTGAAAAAGACAGCCAGATAAACGAACAGATTGACCGTATGCGTCATGCCGCCACACAGGCGCTGCTGGAGCGGAACGATGTCATTATTGTAGCTTCTGTTTCCTGTATTTACGGTATCGGATCTGTAGAAACCTATTCCCGCATGGTGGTGAAGCTGGAACTAGGCGGAGAGATAGACCGGGATAAGCTGATAAAAAGCCTTGTTGAACTCCAGTACCGTCGGAATGATGCCGCATTTGCGCGAGGCACTTTCCGTGTGCGTGGTGAAACAATAGATATCTTTCCCGTGCAGAATGAGGATAGAGCCTGGCGTGTTTCCCTATTTGGGGATGAGGTTGACGGGCTGATAGAGTTTGACCCCCTGACAGGTGAAAAAACGGCTGATCTGCAGGAAATTACCATTTACGCAAACAGCCATTACGTAACCCCACGCCCTACGTTGAATCAGGCCATTAAAGGCATCAAGCAGGAACTGCGCGAACAGCTTGATGTGTTTACAAAGGCTGGCAAGCTGCTGGAAGCAGAACGGCTGGACCAACGCACCACCTTTGATCTGGAAATGCTGGAAACAACAGGTGTGTGTAAGGGGATCGAAAACTATTCCCGCTATCTTTCAGGCCGCAAACCGGGGGATCCACCACCAACCCTGTTTGAATATCTGCCTGAAGATGCGCTGTTGATTGTAGATGAAAGCCACGTAACCGTGCCGCAGATTGGCGGCATGGAACGAGGAGACCATGCGCGCAAATCCGTTCTGGCGGAGTTTGGGTTTCGGCTTCCTTCCTGTCTGGATAACCGGCCTTTGAATTTTGCGGAGTGGGACAAGTTTCGCCCACAAAGCATTTTTGTAAGTGCCACGCCGGGTCCGTGGGAAATGGAACGCACAGGCGGCGTATTTGCTGAGCAGGTTATTCGTCCCACCGGGTTGGTGGACCCCATTACAATTATCCGGCCTGTTGAGCATCAGGTAGATGATCTGTTGGCAGAATGTCGCACCACCATTGGCAAGGGTGGGCGCGTGTTGGTGACAACGCTGACCAAACGCATGGCGGAAGACTTAACCGATTACATGAACGAAGCCGGTATTCGGGTAAGATATTTGCATTCCGATGTAGATACACTGGAACGGATAGAAATTATTCGAGACCTGCGCATGGGTGCATTTGATGTGCTTATTGGTATTAACTTACTGCGAGAAGGTTTGGATATTCCAGAATGTTCGCTGGTTGCTATTCTGGATGCAGATAAGGAAGGGTTCTTGCGTTCGCGCACCTCTCTTATCCAGACCATTGGCCGTGCGGCCCGAAATGTAGAAGGCCGGGTTCTGCTTTATGCAGACAAAATGACGGATTCCCTGACATACGCCGTAGAGGAAACAGCCCGTAGGCGTGAAAAACAGATGGCGTGGAACACAGAGCACGGCATTACGCCACAAAGCGTGCGCAAGAATATCAGCGATATTGTCTCTTCTGTGTTTGAGCAGGATTACGTCACCATCGCGCCGGATGAAGATACCGGCGTTGCAGAGTTTGTGGGGCAAGATTTGGGCGCGGCCATTGCCGGGTTGGAAAAGCGTATGCGCTCCGCAGCAGCAGAGTTGGAGTTTGAAACTGCTGCCCGCCTGCGAGATGAAATTCAGCGATTGGAAGCCTTGCAGCTTGGGTTGGAACCACCCCCGGTAGCGGCTTCAACCGCAGGAAAAGCGCAGACAAGTGGCCGTAAACCCAAAAAAGACAAGGTGCCACGGCCATTGGGGCCAGGTGGGGGTGGGTATGACCCGGCAGCCAGACGAAAAAAGCGGTAACCTAAAGAAAGACGGCAGGTATCGGCCAAAAATATAGCGAAACACCGTAAGCGTTCGGGCAGGCCTTGTTTCTGCCGCTTATCCCTTCTACCGTCCGCAGAGCAAACCCTTATTTGTGCGGACATTACGGCATGACAACGTCAGATACTTTTATCCAGCCGGATTATACAGCACTGGAGCAAGCGCCTGTTGCGCCAGATCCTTTCCCGCATGTGGTGGTGCCGCATTTTATCCGGTCAGAAGATCTGGGGCGTTTGTTTGCGCATCGGCCGCATATTGTGTCTGGCGGATCTTTCCCGCCAGAGTCCTTGCAGCTCTCTCCTCTTATGCAACATCTGGTAGAAGAACTGGAAGGCCCGCGTTTAAAGGCGATTGTTGCGGAAAAATTTCATCTCAATCTCGATCATGCGCCTTCCATGCTCACCATTCGTGGGCGTACGCGTGAAAAAGATGGGCGCATCCACACAGATTCATTGGCCAAACGCGTAACCATTTTGCTGTACCTGAACCCATCGGGGGCCGGTGAGGCATGGGAGCGGCAGGCAGGCTGTTTGCGCCTTTTGCGTGGCCCGCATGATATTGAAGATTACGCCAAGGAAGTGCCACCAGTAGATGGCACCTTGCTGATTTTTCCCAACGGTCCAACCACATGGCATGGGCATAAGCAGTTTGTGGGGCAGCGCTATACCATCCAGTTAAATTACATGACAGAAGATGCACGTGCCCGGTCTGAACTCCGGCGGCATAAACTTTCTGCCTTGGTTAAAAAGTTGCCTTTGCCGCAATTGGGGCAGTAACTTTCCTTTTTTGATCTGTTGCTGCATTGAACAGGAAACCTGAATGATTTTCCGCAAGCCGTCTGCTGCCCGTAAACACTTTTCACTGCTGGCCGTAACGCTGGCCCTGTTGGGAGGAACAGCCCTTTCTCCCACACTGGCTCATGCTCAGGACGCCGCACCGGGTATGCCGTCTGCTCTTGTACCCCCTAGCCTGAGCAGTGCGCAGGTTGTGCGGGCCACTCTTCCGAATGGCCTTAAGGTTGTGATCGTCCCTAACCGGTTGGCTCCGGTT contains:
- a CDS encoding 2OG-Fe(II) oxygenase family protein encodes the protein MTTSDTFIQPDYTALEQAPVAPDPFPHVVVPHFIRSEDLGRLFAHRPHIVSGGSFPPESLQLSPLMQHLVEELEGPRLKAIVAEKFHLNLDHAPSMLTIRGRTREKDGRIHTDSLAKRVTILLYLNPSGAGEAWERQAGCLRLLRGPHDIEDYAKEVPPVDGTLLIFPNGPTTWHGHKQFVGQRYTIQLNYMTEDARARSELRRHKLSALVKKLPLPQLGQ
- the uvrB gene encoding excinuclease ABC subunit UvrB, producing MASKTSSSAARGKKRPSLSERAASLPPVLFEPEKQAPRPRLKRMEVVSEYEPAGDQPQAISELVAGVEAGERDQVLLGVTGSGKTFSMAKIIEATQKPTLILAPNKTLAAQLYGEMKQFFPNNAVEYFVSYYDYYQPEAYVPRSDTYIEKDSQINEQIDRMRHAATQALLERNDVIIVASVSCIYGIGSVETYSRMVVKLELGGEIDRDKLIKSLVELQYRRNDAAFARGTFRVRGETIDIFPVQNEDRAWRVSLFGDEVDGLIEFDPLTGEKTADLQEITIYANSHYVTPRPTLNQAIKGIKQELREQLDVFTKAGKLLEAERLDQRTTFDLEMLETTGVCKGIENYSRYLSGRKPGDPPPTLFEYLPEDALLIVDESHVTVPQIGGMERGDHARKSVLAEFGFRLPSCLDNRPLNFAEWDKFRPQSIFVSATPGPWEMERTGGVFAEQVIRPTGLVDPITIIRPVEHQVDDLLAECRTTIGKGGRVLVTTLTKRMAEDLTDYMNEAGIRVRYLHSDVDTLERIEIIRDLRMGAFDVLIGINLLREGLDIPECSLVAILDADKEGFLRSRTSLIQTIGRAARNVEGRVLLYADKMTDSLTYAVEETARRREKQMAWNTEHGITPQSVRKNISDIVSSVFEQDYVTIAPDEDTGVAEFVGQDLGAAIAGLEKRMRSAAAELEFETAARLRDEIQRLEALQLGLEPPPVAASTAGKAQTSGRKPKKDKVPRPLGPGGGGYDPAARRKKR